A stretch of Porites lutea chromosome 5, jaPorLute2.1, whole genome shotgun sequence DNA encodes these proteins:
- the LOC140936802 gene encoding uncharacterized protein: MKYLVFVLAYFLMVDICWGQCNMANWWYSFDKNGWSLCDSTMEYMTGMERNTNRGDNDKIYLLEKAKCCQAPSPNRESQSTCLIADWWVKLNSGNKWALCPEGYFLQGLYRTSEEDWLSNIELGKCCKPDSLPNQYGKCIDKAITSSFDNKGLSSCDDGYYMAGFYKGSCNRLYCIETLKCCKMYKNIDECVNNPCKNGATCVNFAGSYRCECKSGYTGNNCQTDINECALAPCQNGAKCVDLVGSYRCDCVAGYTGSNCETNVDECVTDPCKNGATCVDLVGSYRCDCPAGYNGSNCETSIENLNFCIYIDECAPAPCQNAATCVDLVGNYRCDCVNGYSGSNCETNIDECVPAPCKNGATCVDLVGAYRCDCVAGYTGSNCETGDYRGTTRC; encoded by the exons ATGAAATACCTGGTATTCGTTTTGGCTTATTTTCTTATGGTGGATATTTGCTGGGGTCAGTGTAACATGGCGAACTGGTGGTATAGCTTCGATAAAAATGGATGGTCACTATGTGACTCAACTATGGAGTACATGACAGGAATGGAACGCAATACAAATAGAGGGGACAACGATAAAATATATCTACTGGAAAAAGCTAAATGCTGCCAGGCACCTTCGCCGAATAGAGAGAGCCAGTCAACTTGTTTAATTGCCGACTGGTGGGTTAAATTAAATAG tggcaaCAAATGGGCACTATGCCCTGAAGGCTACTTCTTGCAAGGCTTGTATCGTACCAGCGAGGAGGACTGGCTATCTAACATTGAACTTGGAAAGTGCTGCAAGCCAGACAGCTTACCGAACCAATATGGCAAGTGTATAGATAAAGCCATTACTTCATCGTTTGATAATAAAGGCCTCAGTAGCTGTGATGATGGATACTATATGGCTGGATTTTACAAGGGATCATGTAATCGACTTTATTGCATAGAAACGCTTAAATGTTGCAAGATGTATAAAA ATATCGACGAGTGCGTTAACAACCCATGCAAGAACGGAGCTACATGTGTCAATTTCGCGGGAAGTTATCGCTGTGAATGCAAATCTGGTTATACTGGAAATAACTGCCAAACAG ACATCAACGAGTGTGCGCTCGCTCCATGCCAGAACGGAGCCAAATGTGTTGATCTTGTTGGAAGTTATCGCTGTGATTGTGTGGCCGGATACACTGGAAGCAACTGCGAAACAA ATGTGGACGAGTGTGTGACTGATCCATGCAAAAACGGGGCCACATGTGTTGATCTTGTTGGAAGTTATCGCTGTGATTGCCCTGCTGGATACAATGGCAGCAACTGTGAAACAAGTATTGAAAACCTCAATTTTTGCATTT ACATTGACGAATGTGCCCCCGCTCCATGCCAGAACGCAGCCACTTGTGTTGACCTTGTTGGAAATTATCGTTGTGATTGCGTAAATGGATACAGTGGAAGCAACTGTGAAACAA ATATCGACGAATGTGTACCTGCTCCATGTAAGAACGGAGCCACATGTGTTGATCTTGTTGGAGCTTATCGCTGTGATTGCGTGGCTGGATACACTGGAAGCAACTGTGAAACAGGTGACTACAGGGGGACCACAAGATGTTAA